Below is a genomic region from Anoxybacillus flavithermus.
TGCTTCCGTATCCAAGCACCGCCCCTAACGCTAACGTTTCATCGACACCAAACAGCCCTTCATCCGTTTCAACAATCGTCTGAAGCGGCTCCGACAGCATCCCTTGCTCTGCGAGTTTATCAAGCTCAATACCAACTAAAATCGCATGTTGTACTTCGCGTTTTTGTAACACTTTTTCTACACTTTCGATACATTCTGCCATCGTTAAATTTTTATTATACGGACTTTGCATTTCATATACAATCTCAGCAATGGCTGGAATCGTTACCCCACGTTCTGTTAATAACTGCAACGTTCTTTCATACACTTCTTTACTTGATATACGCTTCATTCCTCATCCTCCTCTCGTCCTATCATTATATCACGCAACGACAAAAAATGCAGAAATGTGGTACGA
It encodes:
- a CDS encoding phosphatidylglycerophosphatase A, translated to MKRISSKEVYERTLQLLTERGVTIPAIAEIVYEMQSPYNKNLTMAECIESVEKVLQKREVQHAILVGIELDKLAEQGMLSEPLQTIVETDEGLFGVDETLALGAVLGYGSIAVTTFGHLDKNKVGIIKQLDTKRGKGVHTFLDDLVASVAASASGRLAHNLRDEEEAALNA